A genomic segment from Luteibacter aegosomatis encodes:
- a CDS encoding aldo/keto reductase yields the protein MRYVKFGKTGLEVSPLVLGCMTYGIPDRGNHAWTLDEEQSRPFIRKALDLGINFFDTANAYSDGTSEEIVGRALKDFARRDEVVIATKTFYRWGKGPNLGGLSRKAIFHSVDDSLSRLGTDYVDLLQIHRFDPTTPVEETLEALHDVVKSGKARYIGASSMHAWQFAKMVYTSRLHGWTEFVSMQDHYNLLQREEEREMIPFCVDQGIAVIPWSPLARGRLTRDWDETSFRQDNDVFGGTLYKSTETSDRAIVGAVKKVAEERGVPRAQVALAWVAQRRGVTAPIVGASKPQHLDDAVAAIELTLSGEEVAMLEGAYAPHPVEGFQ from the coding sequence ATGCGATACGTCAAGTTCGGCAAGACAGGCCTCGAGGTGTCACCGCTCGTGCTCGGCTGCATGACCTACGGCATTCCCGACCGCGGCAACCATGCATGGACCCTCGACGAAGAGCAGAGCCGACCGTTCATCCGCAAGGCGCTCGACCTGGGCATCAACTTTTTCGACACCGCCAATGCCTATTCCGACGGCACCTCGGAAGAAATCGTCGGACGCGCGCTGAAGGATTTCGCGCGTCGCGACGAGGTGGTGATCGCGACGAAGACGTTCTACCGGTGGGGCAAGGGGCCGAACCTCGGAGGCCTCTCGCGCAAGGCGATCTTCCACTCGGTGGACGATTCGCTGTCGCGTCTGGGCACGGACTACGTCGACCTTCTTCAGATCCATCGCTTCGACCCGACCACGCCCGTCGAGGAAACCCTCGAGGCGCTGCACGACGTGGTCAAGTCGGGGAAGGCGCGCTACATCGGCGCATCGTCGATGCACGCATGGCAGTTCGCGAAGATGGTCTACACCTCGCGCCTGCACGGGTGGACGGAATTCGTGAGCATGCAGGACCACTACAACCTCCTCCAGCGCGAGGAAGAGCGCGAGATGATCCCGTTCTGCGTCGACCAGGGCATCGCGGTGATTCCGTGGAGCCCGCTCGCCCGCGGCCGCCTCACGCGCGACTGGGACGAAACCAGCTTCCGTCAGGACAACGACGTGTTCGGCGGCACGCTCTACAAGAGCACGGAAACCTCCGACCGCGCCATCGTCGGGGCGGTGAAAAAGGTCGCCGAAGAACGCGGCGTGCCGCGCGCGCAGGTGGCGCTGGCGTGGGTGGCGCAACGTCGTGGCGTTACCGCGCCGATCGTGGGGGCATCGAAGCCGCAGCACCTGGACGACGCGGTGGCGGCGATCGAGCTGACGCTTTCCGGGGAAGAGGTCGCGATGCTGGAAGGCGCTTACGCGCCGCATCCGGTCGAGGGATTCCAGTAG
- the metE gene encoding 5-methyltetrahydropteroyltriglutamate--homocysteine S-methyltransferase: MPHVTYPGFPRIGRRRELKRALESHWKGDTTAADLLEVTSRLRHRHWKLARDAGADSVPVNDFSLYDHVLDAAVAVDAIPARYRALHERDPLAGYFAMARGRQDGEVDLHALEMTKWFDTNYHYIVPELVSGQTFAARPRKAVDEYVEATAAGHVARPVLLGPVSFLRLSKTTDGSDPLDLLDALLPAWLGVLDALADAGADWVQVDEPVLVLDLDDATRDALRRAHAAIAAHGRTRILLATYFGALGANLELAASLPVAGLHVDLARAPEQLDAVLDALPPGRVLSAGIVDGRNVWLSDPALILPRLETLRSRVPGDRLWLSTSCSLLHVPIDASEETRLPGELVRWLSFARQKIGELRRYADAADGDDAARQVLARQHAVVAERLASPAVVRPDVRARVRGLTPQFGRRRSAFAFRAAVQRERFGLPDLPTTTIGSFPQTLELRHARAAHRAGKLDDGAYATILRDEIRRAVRFQEEAGLDVLVHGEPERNDMVEYFGEQLDGYAFTALGWVQSYGSRCVKPPIIYGDVARPAPMTVAWSAFAQSLTDKPMKGMLTGPVTMLQWSFVRDDLPRGEVCRQIALALRDEVHDLEKAGIGIVQIDEPALREGLPLRRADWAAYLDWAVEAFRITAGGVSDATQVHTHMCYSEFNDIIEAVAAMDADVISIETSRSRMELLDAFTRFRYPNGIGPGVYDIHSPRVPAQAEMADLVDRALRVLRPDQLWINPDCGLKTRGWAEVAEALAGMVAVAKAARTRIAAAV, from the coding sequence ATGCCACACGTGACCTACCCTGGATTCCCCCGTATCGGCCGACGACGCGAATTGAAGCGCGCGCTGGAAAGCCACTGGAAGGGAGACACCACCGCCGCCGACCTGCTCGAGGTCACCTCGCGACTGCGTCATCGTCACTGGAAGCTCGCCCGCGACGCGGGCGCCGACAGCGTGCCGGTCAACGACTTCTCGCTGTACGACCACGTGCTCGATGCCGCCGTGGCGGTCGACGCCATCCCGGCACGCTACCGGGCGCTGCACGAGCGTGATCCGCTGGCCGGCTACTTCGCCATGGCCCGCGGCCGCCAGGACGGCGAGGTGGACCTGCACGCGCTGGAAATGACCAAGTGGTTCGACACGAACTACCACTACATCGTGCCGGAACTCGTCTCGGGACAGACCTTCGCGGCCCGCCCGCGAAAAGCCGTGGACGAATACGTCGAAGCCACCGCGGCGGGTCACGTCGCACGCCCCGTGCTGCTGGGTCCGGTCAGCTTCCTGCGCCTGTCGAAGACGACCGACGGCAGCGATCCGCTCGACCTGCTCGACGCCCTCCTGCCCGCCTGGCTCGGCGTGCTCGACGCGCTGGCCGATGCCGGTGCCGACTGGGTGCAGGTGGACGAACCGGTGCTCGTGCTCGACCTCGACGACGCCACCCGCGACGCGCTGCGACGCGCCCATGCGGCCATCGCCGCGCATGGCCGCACGCGCATCCTGCTCGCCACGTATTTCGGCGCCCTGGGAGCGAACCTCGAACTCGCCGCCTCGCTTCCCGTCGCGGGCCTGCACGTGGACCTCGCGCGGGCGCCGGAGCAGCTGGATGCCGTGCTCGACGCGCTACCGCCGGGACGCGTGCTCTCGGCGGGCATCGTCGACGGCCGCAACGTGTGGCTGAGCGATCCGGCCCTCATCCTTCCCCGGCTCGAAACGCTGCGCTCGCGCGTTCCCGGTGACCGCCTCTGGTTATCCACCTCGTGCTCGCTGCTGCACGTGCCGATCGACGCCTCGGAGGAAACCCGCCTGCCCGGCGAACTGGTCCGTTGGCTGTCCTTCGCGCGCCAGAAGATCGGCGAGCTGCGCCGCTATGCCGATGCCGCCGACGGCGACGACGCGGCCAGGCAGGTGCTCGCACGGCAACACGCCGTCGTCGCCGAACGGCTGGCGTCGCCGGCCGTGGTCCGCCCCGACGTGCGCGCCCGCGTGCGCGGCCTCACGCCCCAGTTCGGCCGGCGCCGTTCCGCCTTCGCCTTCCGCGCCGCCGTGCAGCGCGAGCGTTTCGGCCTGCCCGACCTGCCCACCACCACCATCGGCTCGTTCCCGCAAACCCTCGAACTGCGCCATGCCCGCGCCGCGCATCGCGCGGGCAAGCTCGACGACGGGGCCTACGCCACGATCCTGCGCGACGAGATCCGCCGCGCCGTGCGCTTCCAGGAAGAGGCCGGCCTCGACGTGCTGGTGCATGGCGAGCCCGAGCGCAACGACATGGTGGAGTATTTCGGCGAACAACTCGACGGCTACGCCTTCACCGCCCTCGGTTGGGTGCAGAGCTACGGCTCTCGCTGCGTGAAGCCCCCCATCATCTACGGCGACGTGGCCCGCCCCGCGCCGATGACGGTGGCCTGGTCGGCCTTCGCCCAATCGCTCACCGACAAGCCGATGAAGGGCATGCTCACCGGCCCGGTGACGATGCTGCAATGGTCGTTCGTGCGCGACGACCTGCCGCGCGGCGAGGTCTGCCGACAGATCGCCCTGGCCCTACGCGACGAAGTGCATGACCTGGAGAAGGCCGGCATCGGCATCGTGCAGATCGACGAACCCGCCTTGCGCGAAGGCCTGCCGCTGCGCCGGGCCGACTGGGCCGCCTATCTCGACTGGGCGGTGGAGGCGTTCCGCATCACCGCCGGCGGGGTCAGCGACGCCACCCAGGTGCACACCCACATGTGCTACTCGGAGTTCAACGACATCATCGAGGCCGTGGCCGCGATGGACGCCGACGTGATCTCCATCGAGACCAGCCGTTCGCGCATGGAACTGCTCGACGCCTTCACGCGGTTCCGCTACCCGAACGGCATCGGGCCGGGCGTGTACGACATCCACTCGCCCCGGGTGCCGGCCCAGGCCGAGATGGCCGACCTGGTGGACCGGGCGCTGCGGGTGCTCCGGCCGGACCAGCTCTGGATCAACCCGGATTGCGGGCTGAAGACCCGGGGATGGGCGGAAGTGGCCGAGGCGCTGGCGGGGATGGTGGCGGTGGCGAAGGCGGCCCGAACCAGGATCGCCGCCGCCGTCTAG
- a CDS encoding glycosyltransferase: MKPRHIVFATVGSQGDLFPFLAVGRELASRGHRVTVGAHAMHRAAVAEADLGFVTASGIAEPDDKAAFAAKAFHPLRGPRFVVRDLAAADVAASYAALAPACAEADAIVTTTLAFAGQILGETSRGTWLSAVLSPTVFLSADDPPATGVAWLDRYLRGSPRRGAWLRRAAEAVTSTWTAPVRNFRRSLGLAPVSAWGDPFHRGQHARDGVLAMYSPLLGALPADAPGRTTLTGWCRYAPGDGLLDAELRAFLDAGSPPVVFTLGSAAVHAGEAFLRESMEAARMLDRRAVLLTGSPVLRERLGAWHESVFAVDYAPHGALFERAAAIVHHGGIGTTHEALRAGRPSLVVPHGFDQPDNAARIARLGVGAVLPAWRYRADRAAVMLRGLLGEALTRDRAMRASNRLRVEDGTRNTADAIEGAMHRGGRAP, encoded by the coding sequence ATGAAGCCACGGCACATCGTGTTCGCCACGGTCGGATCGCAGGGCGATCTGTTTCCCTTTCTCGCCGTGGGCCGCGAGCTGGCCTCGCGCGGCCACCGCGTGACGGTGGGCGCCCACGCCATGCACCGTGCCGCGGTGGCCGAGGCCGACCTGGGGTTCGTGACGGCGAGCGGCATCGCCGAACCCGACGACAAGGCCGCCTTCGCGGCGAAGGCCTTCCATCCGCTGCGCGGGCCGCGCTTCGTGGTGCGAGACCTGGCCGCGGCCGACGTAGCGGCGAGTTACGCGGCCCTCGCGCCGGCGTGCGCGGAGGCCGATGCCATCGTCACCACGACGCTCGCCTTCGCGGGGCAGATCCTCGGCGAGACCTCGCGCGGCACGTGGTTGTCGGCCGTGTTGTCGCCGACGGTCTTCCTGTCCGCCGACGATCCACCCGCGACGGGCGTGGCCTGGCTCGACCGCTACCTGCGGGGTTCACCCCGGCGTGGCGCGTGGTTGCGGCGCGCGGCGGAGGCGGTGACGTCGACGTGGACGGCGCCGGTACGGAACTTCCGGCGTTCGCTGGGCCTGGCGCCCGTGTCGGCCTGGGGCGATCCGTTCCATCGCGGGCAGCACGCGCGCGATGGCGTGTTGGCGATGTATTCGCCGTTGCTGGGGGCCCTGCCTGCCGACGCTCCAGGGCGTACGACGCTGACGGGCTGGTGCCGGTATGCACCGGGCGACGGCCTGCTCGACGCGGAGCTGCGTGCGTTTCTCGACGCGGGCTCGCCGCCGGTGGTGTTCACCCTGGGCTCGGCGGCGGTGCATGCGGGTGAGGCGTTCCTGCGCGAGAGCATGGAAGCGGCACGCATGCTCGATCGGCGTGCGGTGTTGCTCACGGGGTCACCGGTGCTGCGCGAGCGCCTGGGCGCATGGCACGAGAGCGTATTTGCCGTGGACTACGCACCCCACGGTGCCTTGTTCGAGCGCGCCGCCGCGATCGTGCATCACGGCGGCATCGGTACGACGCATGAGGCATTGCGGGCGGGGCGGCCTTCGCTCGTGGTGCCTCACGGGTTCGACCAGCCGGACAATGCAGCGCGCATCGCGCGCTTGGGCGTGGGAGCGGTGTTGCCCGCGTGGAGGTATCGGGCGGATCGGGCCGCGGTCATGCTTCGTGGCCTTCTTGGCGAAGCATTGACTCGCGACCGGGCGATGCGTGCATCCAACCGTCTGCGCGTCGAGGACGGGACACGGAATACGGCTGATGCCATCGAAGGGGCGATGCATCGTGGTGGTCGGGCTCCGTAG
- the fusA gene encoding elongation factor G codes for MSTRDTIPVGRWRNLGIIAHVDAGKTTLTERLLYKTGTIHRTGEVHDGATTTDHMELERERGITIGAAAVRANWTPEGGQPHRLTLIDTPGHIDFAIEVERSLRVLDGAVVVFSGVAGVQPQSETVWHQARRHGVPLMAFVNKMDRPGADFDATVAQMRDKLGANPWVVALPVIDGEHIVGLVDLVGERIWRFDDAGKPSVHAWNDDERATHAAARADLVAAVADRDETLAEAWLAERPIDADELMAALRRGTLAGLGQPVLPGSAFRNVGIEPLLDAFVAYLPSPADRPAVPAHTDDGDTSVAPDADAPLAALVFKVVNQSHGPLAFVRVYAGRLHVGDAVWRSGTDRVQRVGRLAVVRADETEAVESAEAGDIVAIAGWKDVATGETLSDSQHRVRLEAIQAQPAVLSWRLSPEKSADLLKLGNGLARLAQEDPSFRVGTDPDTGETLVWGMGELHLEVMVERLRREWGVQVRTGSPRVAYQETPARASGPVEGKLAKQTGGSGQYARVVLSVSPVEGDANRYEDRTTGGVIPKPFQLAVEKGVHSALLNGPRGYPVVGAEVLVLDGQAHAVDSNEGAFHRAAQMAVKAALEATGTVLLEPVMRVSVSAPGVAVGDVLGDLQRRGGQIVNLTDRQERTEIDADVPLAQLDGYSTALRSLSQGRASATVAFHAYRPAAVQEGSRKSA; via the coding sequence ATGAGTACCCGAGACACCATTCCCGTCGGCCGTTGGCGCAACCTCGGCATCATCGCGCACGTCGACGCGGGCAAGACGACGCTGACCGAACGCCTGCTCTACAAGACCGGCACGATCCATCGCACCGGCGAAGTGCACGACGGCGCCACGACCACCGACCACATGGAACTGGAGCGCGAGCGTGGCATCACGATCGGCGCCGCCGCCGTGCGCGCGAACTGGACGCCGGAAGGCGGCCAGCCGCATCGCCTCACGCTCATCGATACTCCCGGACACATCGACTTCGCCATCGAGGTGGAGCGCTCGCTGCGCGTGCTCGACGGCGCCGTGGTGGTGTTTTCGGGCGTCGCCGGCGTGCAGCCGCAGTCGGAAACCGTATGGCACCAGGCGCGCCGCCATGGCGTGCCGCTGATGGCGTTCGTCAACAAGATGGATCGCCCCGGCGCGGACTTCGACGCGACGGTCGCGCAGATGCGCGACAAGCTCGGCGCGAATCCGTGGGTGGTGGCGTTGCCGGTGATCGACGGCGAGCACATCGTGGGGCTCGTGGACCTGGTCGGCGAGCGCATCTGGCGTTTCGACGACGCCGGCAAGCCGAGCGTGCATGCATGGAACGACGATGAACGCGCGACGCACGCCGCCGCGCGCGCCGACTTGGTGGCCGCCGTGGCCGATCGCGACGAGACCCTGGCCGAAGCGTGGCTCGCCGAACGGCCCATCGACGCCGACGAACTGATGGCCGCCTTGCGTCGCGGCACGCTCGCGGGCCTCGGCCAGCCGGTGCTGCCGGGCTCGGCGTTCCGCAACGTCGGCATCGAGCCGCTGCTCGACGCGTTCGTGGCCTATCTGCCGTCCCCGGCGGATCGTCCCGCCGTGCCCGCGCACACCGACGACGGCGACACTTCGGTCGCGCCCGACGCGGACGCGCCGCTGGCCGCGCTCGTCTTCAAGGTGGTGAACCAATCGCATGGTCCGCTGGCCTTCGTGCGCGTGTATGCGGGTCGCCTGCACGTCGGCGACGCCGTGTGGCGCAGCGGTACCGATCGCGTGCAGCGCGTCGGCCGGCTGGCCGTGGTGCGCGCGGACGAGACCGAAGCGGTGGAATCCGCCGAGGCGGGCGACATCGTCGCCATCGCGGGCTGGAAGGACGTGGCCACGGGCGAGACGTTGTCCGACTCGCAGCATCGCGTGCGGCTGGAAGCCATCCAGGCGCAACCGGCGGTGCTTTCCTGGCGGCTGTCCCCGGAAAAATCGGCGGACCTGCTCAAGCTCGGCAACGGGCTGGCGCGTCTCGCGCAGGAGGACCCGTCCTTCCGCGTGGGCACCGACCCGGATACCGGCGAGACGTTGGTCTGGGGCATGGGCGAACTCCACCTGGAAGTGATGGTGGAACGCCTGCGCCGCGAGTGGGGCGTGCAGGTGCGCACCGGTTCGCCGCGCGTGGCTTACCAGGAAACGCCGGCCCGCGCGTCGGGTCCCGTGGAGGGCAAGCTCGCCAAGCAGACCGGGGGCAGCGGCCAGTACGCGCGCGTGGTGCTGTCGGTGTCGCCGGTGGAAGGCGACGCCAACCGCTACGAGGATCGCACCACGGGTGGCGTCATTCCCAAGCCGTTCCAGCTGGCGGTGGAGAAGGGCGTGCACTCGGCGTTGCTGAACGGGCCGCGCGGCTATCCGGTGGTGGGCGCCGAGGTGCTGGTGCTCGACGGCCAGGCGCATGCGGTGGACTCCAACGAGGGCGCGTTCCATCGTGCCGCGCAGATGGCGGTGAAGGCGGCGCTGGAGGCGACCGGCACCGTGCTGCTCGAACCGGTGATGCGCGTCTCGGTGAGCGCACCGGGCGTGGCGGTGGGCGACGTGCTGGGCGACCTGCAACGGCGGGGCGGCCAGATCGTCAACCTCACCGATCGCCAGGAACGCACGGAGATCGACGCCGACGTGCCGTTGGCCCAGCTCGACGGGTATAGCACGGCGTTGCGCTCGCTGAGCCAGGGACGGGCGTCGGCCACGGTGGCGTTCCATGCCTACCGGCCGGCGGCGGTGCAGGAGGGGTCGCGCAAGTCCGCGTGA
- the mobA gene encoding molybdenum cofactor guanylyltransferase produces MIGGLILAGGLSSRMGRDKAMLTVDGETLLDRTTRILRASGVQRVDVSGTRPGGIPDRYVQAGPLGGIASAASVLPDGAWLIVPVDMPRLHPDVLLPLMASSARAACWSQHPMPMMLRLDDDMRGLLERMMEEADPRGRSPFALRARLAGDVLPIDGLDTRGLVNCNTPDEWQEANA; encoded by the coding sequence GTGATCGGCGGCCTCATCCTCGCCGGTGGACTCTCCTCGCGCATGGGCCGCGACAAGGCCATGCTGACCGTCGATGGCGAGACGCTGCTCGATCGCACCACGCGCATCCTGCGGGCGTCCGGTGTGCAACGCGTGGACGTGAGTGGCACGCGGCCGGGAGGCATCCCGGACCGTTACGTACAGGCCGGGCCGCTGGGCGGCATCGCCAGCGCCGCGTCGGTGCTTCCCGACGGCGCATGGCTGATCGTGCCCGTGGACATGCCGCGCCTTCATCCCGACGTGCTCTTGCCCCTGATGGCAAGCTCCGCGCGTGCGGCGTGCTGGTCGCAGCATCCGATGCCCATGATGCTTCGCCTGGACGACGACATGCGTGGACTGCTCGAGCGGATGATGGAAGAGGCCGATCCGAGAGGGCGTTCACCGTTCGCGTTGCGTGCGCGGCTTGCGGGAGACGTGCTTCCGATCGACGGTCTGGACACGCGCGGGCTGGTCAACTGCAATACCCCCGACGAATGGCAGGAGGCGAACGCATGA
- a CDS encoding molybdopterin molybdotransferase MoeA yields MIAYPDALSLLIAATPRLDDENVRLDDAMGRILAADVVSPLALPGFDNSAMDGFALRVSDEGWRAGRTFHVAAIHAAGDATAAYPGAEACEIATGARIPEGFDTVVPVERCERDGDVVRLLRDETPGLNIRRAGDDVAVGDIAFPAGKRIDAAAIMLLAALGVDGVTVARRPRVAVITTGSELHADGPLPEGGIHDSNGPYLMASLARWGATVVARARVPDTGDAFRHALRVALDAEADLILTTGAVSAGRFDFVPTTLASLGARELFHKVAIRPAKPLMAARFDDGPLVIGLPGNPIAVATGYRFFAAPVLRAMAGMAPEQPLRLRLAEAPAVREGMHHFQLGTIRSDGGEPEASLLAVQAAYRIAPFTRADVWLTAANAFGDVVTAWPLDPADAP; encoded by the coding sequence ATGATCGCCTACCCCGACGCGCTGTCCCTGCTCATCGCCGCTACGCCGCGCCTGGACGATGAAAACGTGCGGCTGGACGACGCGATGGGCCGCATCCTTGCCGCCGACGTCGTCAGCCCGCTCGCGTTGCCGGGCTTCGACAATTCGGCCATGGACGGCTTCGCCTTGCGCGTGTCCGACGAGGGATGGCGCGCGGGACGCACGTTCCACGTCGCCGCGATACACGCGGCCGGCGATGCGACGGCCGCCTATCCGGGCGCGGAAGCCTGCGAGATCGCCACCGGCGCGCGCATCCCGGAGGGTTTCGACACCGTCGTTCCCGTCGAACGTTGCGAACGCGACGGCGACGTCGTGCGCCTGCTTCGCGACGAGACGCCCGGCCTGAACATCCGTCGCGCCGGCGACGACGTGGCCGTCGGCGACATCGCGTTTCCGGCGGGAAAACGCATCGACGCCGCCGCGATCATGCTGCTCGCGGCCCTCGGTGTCGATGGCGTCACCGTGGCGAGGCGACCCCGCGTGGCGGTCATCACCACCGGCAGTGAGCTGCATGCCGATGGCCCGCTACCCGAGGGCGGCATCCACGACTCCAACGGCCCTTATCTCATGGCGAGCCTCGCGCGCTGGGGTGCGACGGTGGTGGCCCGCGCTCGCGTACCGGATACCGGCGATGCGTTCCGCCATGCGCTCCGCGTGGCGCTGGATGCCGAGGCCGACCTCATTCTCACCACCGGCGCCGTCTCCGCCGGACGTTTCGATTTCGTGCCGACGACGCTGGCGTCGCTCGGCGCGCGCGAGCTGTTCCACAAGGTGGCGATCCGTCCGGCGAAACCCCTGATGGCCGCACGATTCGACGACGGCCCGTTGGTGATCGGCCTGCCCGGCAATCCCATCGCGGTGGCGACCGGCTACCGTTTCTTCGCCGCGCCGGTGTTGCGTGCGATGGCCGGCATGGCGCCGGAACAACCCCTTCGCCTGCGCCTGGCCGAGGCGCCGGCGGTGCGCGAGGGCATGCACCATTTCCAGCTCGGCACCATCCGCTCCGACGGTGGGGAGCCGGAGGCGTCGCTGCTGGCCGTGCAGGCCGCCTATCGCATCGCGCCGTTCACCCGTGCGGATGTCTGGCTGACGGCTGCGAACGCCTTCGGCGACGTCGTCACCGCGTGGCCGCTCGATCCCGCCGACGCCCCGTGA
- a CDS encoding membrane-bound PQQ-dependent dehydrogenase, glucose/quinate/shikimate family, protein MSTIISSPRPPRISGAAIAILGFLLAAGGVWLVALGGSFYYLIAGAAVLATGVLLWRGSSGALWLYALTLLATVVWAVGEVGLDGWSLEPRLFVPMLLGIYLLMPWVRRRLTPRRGGTVAVIVAVLACIAVGTAGFMQPVGTRGEAVARNLPDGADTSVPDGDWQFYGRTAKGDRFSPLDQINAGNVKNLKLAWTARTGDTIRPGEDKGGTDAGHEFNFENTPIKVGDTLYVCTGHSWVVAFDAATGQKKWSFDPKANTDADVYLACRGVAYYEAPAGTTTDCPRRILAPVLDARLMALNADTGKPCEDFGEHGFVSLTQYLGHVPAGFHFVTSPPLVLKDRAILGGWVYDNQAENEPSGAVRAFDPLTGKLVWAWDVGHDPQNWQPGPNDQLTRGTPNAWGVYTADPDLGMVYLPMGNATPDYFGGHRRPFDEKYSSSTVALDIETGEPKWVFQNTHHDLWDMDVPTGPSLVDLPGAGGTIPALVQTTKRGEFFVLDRRTGQPVTAVTEKPVPQGAVPGDHTSPTQPYSTGMPSLTPEDLSERKLWGATPFDQLMCRIQFRKAVYKGQFTPPQLSDTIVYPAFDGVIDWHGASIDPFNKLVIANANYIPFMISLAPRGPAEAKGLVKPWDGTGNEPPVGGGLAPQYGTPYVGKVHPWLNPIGVPCNPPPWGTLAAIDLVTHKLVWERPIGTTRDTGPFGTHVNAPLPTGIFNIGGNMTTRGGLVFIGATADDYLRAIDERTGQELWKARLPAGGQANPMSYSVNGKQYVVIAAGGHSGLGTRSGDYVMAYALP, encoded by the coding sequence ATGTCGACGATCATTTCATCACCTCGCCCGCCACGCATCAGTGGCGCGGCGATCGCCATCCTCGGGTTCCTGCTCGCCGCGGGCGGCGTCTGGCTGGTCGCCCTGGGCGGCTCGTTCTATTACCTCATCGCCGGTGCGGCGGTACTCGCCACCGGCGTGCTTTTGTGGCGTGGATCGTCGGGGGCGCTCTGGTTGTACGCGTTGACCCTGCTCGCGACCGTCGTGTGGGCCGTCGGCGAAGTGGGCCTCGACGGGTGGTCGCTCGAACCGCGCCTGTTCGTGCCGATGTTGCTGGGCATCTACCTGCTGATGCCCTGGGTCCGCCGCAGGCTGACGCCGAGGCGCGGAGGCACCGTCGCCGTGATCGTCGCCGTGCTGGCGTGCATCGCCGTCGGCACGGCGGGGTTCATGCAGCCGGTGGGTACGCGCGGCGAAGCGGTGGCACGCAACCTTCCCGATGGCGCGGATACCTCCGTGCCCGATGGCGACTGGCAGTTCTACGGCCGCACGGCGAAAGGCGACCGGTTCTCGCCGCTGGACCAGATCAACGCGGGTAACGTGAAGAACCTCAAGCTCGCCTGGACGGCGCGCACCGGCGACACGATCCGCCCGGGCGAAGACAAGGGCGGCACCGACGCGGGCCATGAGTTCAACTTCGAGAACACGCCGATCAAGGTGGGCGACACGCTCTACGTCTGCACGGGCCACAGCTGGGTGGTGGCGTTCGACGCGGCGACCGGGCAGAAGAAGTGGAGCTTCGATCCCAAGGCGAACACGGACGCCGACGTCTACCTCGCCTGCCGCGGCGTCGCCTATTACGAAGCGCCGGCGGGCACGACCACCGACTGTCCGCGCCGCATCCTGGCCCCGGTGCTCGATGCGCGACTGATGGCGTTGAACGCGGATACCGGCAAGCCGTGCGAAGACTTCGGCGAGCACGGCTTCGTCTCGCTGACGCAGTATCTCGGCCACGTGCCGGCCGGTTTCCATTTCGTGACCTCGCCGCCGCTGGTGTTGAAGGATCGCGCGATCCTCGGCGGCTGGGTGTACGACAACCAGGCCGAGAACGAACCGTCCGGCGCGGTGCGCGCGTTCGACCCGCTCACCGGCAAGCTCGTCTGGGCCTGGGACGTCGGCCACGATCCGCAGAACTGGCAGCCTGGCCCGAACGACCAACTCACCCGCGGCACGCCGAACGCGTGGGGCGTGTACACGGCCGATCCGGACCTGGGCATGGTCTACCTGCCCATGGGCAACGCCACCCCCGATTACTTCGGCGGGCATCGCCGTCCGTTCGACGAGAAGTACTCCAGTTCCACGGTGGCGCTGGACATCGAGACGGGCGAGCCGAAGTGGGTGTTCCAGAACACGCACCACGACCTGTGGGACATGGACGTGCCGACCGGCCCGTCGCTGGTGGACCTGCCCGGCGCCGGCGGCACGATTCCCGCCCTGGTGCAGACCACCAAGCGCGGCGAGTTCTTCGTGCTCGACCGCCGCACCGGCCAGCCGGTGACGGCCGTGACCGAAAAGCCGGTGCCGCAAGGTGCGGTGCCCGGCGACCACACCTCGCCGACACAGCCGTATTCGACCGGCATGCCGTCGCTCACGCCCGAGGACCTCAGCGAGCGCAAGCTGTGGGGTGCCACGCCGTTCGACCAGCTCATGTGCCGCATCCAGTTCCGCAAGGCGGTCTACAAGGGCCAGTTCACGCCGCCGCAGTTGAGCGACACCATCGTGTACCCCGCGTTCGACGGCGTGATCGACTGGCACGGCGCATCGATCGATCCGTTCAACAAGCTGGTGATCGCCAACGCGAACTACATCCCCTTCATGATCAGCCTCGCGCCACGTGGGCCCGCCGAAGCGAAGGGACTGGTCAAGCCGTGGGACGGCACGGGCAACGAGCCGCCGGTGGGCGGTGGACTGGCCCCGCAATACGGCACCCCGTACGTCGGCAAGGTGCATCCGTGGCTCAATCCCATCGGCGTGCCGTGCAATCCGCCGCCGTGGGGCACGCTGGCCGCCATCGACCTGGTCACGCACAAGCTCGTGTGGGAACGTCCGATCGGCACCACGCGCGATACCGGACCGTTCGGCACGCACGTCAACGCGCCGTTGCCGACGGGCATCTTCAACATCGGCGGCAACATGACCACGCGCGGTGGGCTGGTCTTCATCGGCGCCACGGCGGACGACTACCTGCGCGCGATCGACGAACGCACGGGCCAGGAGCTGTGGAAGGCTCGCCTGCCGGCGGGCGGGCAGGCCAATCCGATGTCGTATTCGGTCAACGGCAAGCAGTACGTGGTGATCGCGGCTGGTGGGCACAGCGGCTTGGGGACGCGGTCGGGGGATTACGTGATGGCGTATGCGTTGCCCTGA